One genomic segment of Heptranchias perlo isolate sHepPer1 chromosome 3, sHepPer1.hap1, whole genome shotgun sequence includes these proteins:
- the LOC137311168 gene encoding protein tyrosine phosphatase type IVA 2-like isoform X2 has translation MNRRRAELQKYGVTTLVRVCDATYDKTPLENEGIAVMDWPFDDGDPPPTKVVDDWLTLLKQKFSEEPGCCVAVHCVAGLGRAPVLVAVALIESGMKYEDAIQFIRQKRRGAINSKQLSYLEKYRPKMKLRFKDPNNHKNSCAIV, from the exons GAGCTGCAAAAGTATGGTGTGACCACTCTTGTGAGAGTATGTGATGCCACATATGACAAGACTCCACTGGAGAATGAAGGTATTGCAGTAATG GATTGGCCATTTGATGACGGTGATCCACCTCCAACCAAAGTTGTGGATGATTGGCTTACTTTGCTTAAACAGAAGTTTTCCGAAGAGCCTGGTTGCTGTGTAGCAGTCCATTGTGTTGCTGGCCTTGGGCG GGCTCCTGTATTGGTAGCAGTTGCTCTTATTGAAAGCGGAATGAAGTATGAAGATGCCATTCAGTTCATCAGACA GAAACGCAGAGGTGCCATCAACAGCAAGCAACTCTCATACTTGGAAAAGTATCGGCCAAAGATGAAACTTCGATTCAAGGACCCTAATAATCACAAGAACAGTTGCGCCATCGTATGA